One genomic window of Candidatus Alcyoniella australis includes the following:
- a CDS encoding class I SAM-dependent rRNA methyltransferase, producing MTNPQVVLKPDRDRSVKRRHPWVFSGAIKRAPADLEPGAVVDVVFADGGFVGRGTFNPNSQIQVRIFTFDDEPLNDEFIVQRVEQALKARSGLVGRDSDSYRLINSEGDGLPGLVVDRFNDYAVCQAHAIGAYRFRHTVARALVRQLDLRGVLLRSDTQFARSEGLSGKTEVLHGQAPDEPVTIRENDLPLAIDLLKGHKTGHYCDQRPNRRLMRELAAGRRVLDAFAYGGGFGLNALAGGATSVTFVESSKDICDAIRRNLRLGDHDESRAEVVCANVFDFLSSGSDRFDMVVLDPPAFARGKAQVKDAARGYKEINLKSMRRLDPGGVLATFSCSGHVNSDLFQKIVFGAALDAPAKLRIVSRLFAGPDHPTSLFCPEGDYLKGLLCQLP from the coding sequence ATGACCAATCCGCAGGTAGTTTTAAAGCCCGATCGTGACCGTAGCGTCAAACGCCGCCACCCCTGGGTTTTCAGTGGAGCGATCAAACGCGCGCCCGCGGATCTCGAGCCCGGCGCGGTGGTCGACGTAGTGTTTGCCGATGGCGGATTCGTCGGTCGCGGCACGTTCAACCCCAACAGCCAGATTCAGGTCCGAATCTTCACCTTTGACGACGAGCCGCTAAACGACGAGTTCATCGTGCAACGGGTCGAGCAAGCCCTCAAAGCCCGGAGCGGCTTGGTCGGCCGCGATTCGGACAGCTACCGGCTGATCAACTCCGAGGGGGACGGCCTGCCCGGGCTGGTGGTCGACCGATTCAACGACTATGCCGTGTGTCAGGCGCACGCCATCGGCGCCTACCGTTTCCGTCACACCGTGGCCCGGGCGCTGGTCCGACAGCTGGATTTACGCGGCGTACTGCTGCGCTCGGACACTCAGTTCGCGAGGAGCGAGGGCCTGTCGGGCAAGACCGAGGTGCTCCATGGCCAGGCGCCGGATGAGCCGGTGACGATCCGCGAGAACGATCTGCCGCTGGCGATCGATCTGCTCAAAGGGCACAAGACCGGGCATTACTGCGACCAACGTCCCAACCGCCGGCTGATGCGCGAGCTGGCCGCTGGACGCCGGGTGCTCGACGCCTTTGCCTACGGCGGCGGGTTCGGCCTCAATGCGCTTGCAGGCGGCGCGACGAGCGTGACGTTTGTCGAGTCGAGCAAGGACATCTGCGATGCTATCCGCCGCAATCTGCGGCTCGGAGATCATGACGAGTCACGGGCCGAGGTAGTCTGCGCCAACGTCTTCGACTTCCTCTCCTCCGGGTCGGACCGCTTCGACATGGTAGTGCTCGATCCACCGGCGTTCGCCCGCGGTAAAGCCCAGGTCAAGGACGCGGCCCGCGGCTATAAGGAGATCAACCTTAAATCGATGCGCCGCCTCGACCCCGGCGGGGTCCTGGCGACCTTCTCCTGCTCGGGCCACGTGAATAGCGACCTGTTCCAAAAAATCGTGTTCGGCGCGGCCCTGGACGCGCCGGCGAAACTGCGCATCGTCTCGCGGCTTTTCGCCGGGCCGGACCATCCGACCAGCCTATTCTGCCCCGAGGGCGACTACCTCAAGGGCCTGCTCTGTCAACTACCTTAG
- a CDS encoding enoyl-CoA hydratase/isomerase family protein encodes MSTEKQGPVGVITWHHEEQNRFNTPFIMEFLEALAAFEADEGVTAVVITSNNPKIFSTGLYLDWIIATANKDIDLLREFLGLLGKMLAVCTGYPKPLIAALNGHTVAAGAILAACMDYRLMNSERGFVRLPEVQIDIPFWPGMTAILKDAAGEKCFREMAYTGGRFTAEQAKQMGFVDQTHPPDELLPKAIELGTKLGLANMATYSTIKRGNRSEVLRIMAEEDPQAAEQFIARMSASLG; translated from the coding sequence ATGAGCACTGAAAAGCAGGGACCGGTGGGGGTCATCACCTGGCACCACGAGGAGCAGAACCGTTTCAATACCCCGTTCATCATGGAGTTTCTCGAGGCCTTGGCCGCGTTCGAGGCTGACGAGGGCGTGACCGCGGTGGTCATCACCTCGAACAACCCCAAGATCTTCTCCACGGGGCTGTACCTCGATTGGATAATCGCCACGGCCAATAAAGACATCGACCTGCTGCGCGAGTTCCTCGGGCTGTTAGGCAAGATGCTGGCCGTGTGCACCGGCTATCCCAAGCCGCTGATCGCCGCGCTCAACGGGCACACCGTGGCCGCGGGCGCGATTTTGGCCGCGTGCATGGACTACAGGCTGATGAACTCCGAGCGCGGGTTCGTGCGCCTACCCGAGGTCCAGATCGATATTCCGTTCTGGCCGGGAATGACCGCGATCCTCAAGGACGCCGCCGGCGAGAAATGCTTCCGCGAGATGGCCTACACCGGCGGCCGCTTCACAGCAGAGCAGGCCAAGCAGATGGGGTTCGTCGACCAGACACATCCTCCGGACGAGCTGTTGCCTAAGGCGATCGAGCTGGGAACCAAGCTCGGCTTGGCCAACATGGCAACTTACAGCACGATCAAGCGCGGCAACCGCTCCGAAGTGCTGCGGATCATGGCCGAGGAGGACCCCCAGGCCGCTGAGCAGTTCATCGCGCGGATGAGCGCAAGCCTGGGCTGA
- a CDS encoding SUMF1/EgtB/PvdO family nonheme iron enzyme: MKRSRLALTLIVFAALMLCFACGKDRSQYQTLDPLLAASIERAVATGPLLIHPELIQRLGEHHDFVRFALFSEPGDGLPRPVIDYKHALLRPGVDADSLLGCPSGMWTAQDAGEGYVLLTNHYGKNRFRWLASQGSMVTPQSDRLPIPGGTFTAGGSKDLDQLGGLTTYIAMPVELEPFQIGRLETTNGQFAAFLNQLTEARQIDKLYDLNNPAAKIVFEGEQYRVLLGCEDYPVTCVTWHGADAFCRAAGGALPTNVQWELAARGYERRLYPWGDSFERQRTNIYGDEDGYDWLAPADSMPQGASALGTLHQAGNVYEWVAHPDRPPANGPVIGCDLRGGAWDTMDFTSRSDAVDNNRFDAANQHNGFRCAW; this comes from the coding sequence ATGAAACGATCCCGCCTCGCTTTAACCCTGATCGTCTTCGCGGCGCTGATGCTTTGCTTCGCCTGCGGGAAAGATCGCTCTCAATATCAGACCCTCGATCCGCTGCTTGCCGCCTCAATCGAGCGCGCCGTGGCCACGGGCCCGCTGCTGATCCACCCCGAGCTGATCCAGCGTCTGGGCGAGCATCACGACTTTGTACGATTTGCATTATTCTCCGAGCCGGGCGATGGCCTGCCGCGGCCGGTAATCGACTATAAGCACGCGCTGCTGCGTCCCGGTGTGGATGCGGACTCGCTGCTGGGCTGTCCATCGGGCATGTGGACCGCCCAGGACGCGGGCGAGGGCTACGTGCTGCTGACCAACCATTACGGCAAGAATCGCTTCCGCTGGTTGGCCTCCCAGGGGAGTATGGTCACGCCACAATCCGATCGGCTGCCGATTCCCGGCGGCACGTTCACGGCCGGCGGCTCCAAGGACCTGGACCAGCTCGGAGGGCTGACCACCTACATCGCAATGCCCGTGGAGCTCGAACCGTTCCAGATCGGCCGGCTCGAAACAACCAATGGTCAGTTCGCCGCATTTCTCAATCAGCTTACAGAGGCGCGGCAAATCGACAAGCTCTACGACCTGAACAACCCGGCGGCTAAGATAGTGTTTGAGGGCGAACAGTATCGCGTACTGCTGGGCTGCGAGGACTATCCGGTAACCTGCGTGACCTGGCACGGGGCGGACGCTTTCTGCCGTGCGGCCGGCGGCGCCCTGCCCACAAACGTTCAGTGGGAGCTGGCCGCCCGCGGGTACGAACGCCGACTCTACCCTTGGGGCGATAGCTTCGAACGGCAGCGCACCAACATCTACGGCGACGAAGATGGCTACGACTGGCTGGCCCCGGCTGACTCGATGCCCCAGGGGGCGAGTGCGCTAGGCACCCTGCACCAGGCGGGCAACGTTTACGAGTGGGTAGCGCATCCCGACCGGCCACCGGCCAACGGGCCGGTGATTGGCTGTGATTTACGCGGCGGGGCCTGGGACACCATGGACTTCACATCGCGCTCAGACGCTGTGGACAACAACCGCTTCGACGCCGCCAACCAGCACAACGGATTCCGGTGCGCCTGGTGA
- a CDS encoding metalloregulator ArsR/SmtB family transcription factor, translating to MSEHRIYEQRAQVFKALAHPSRLMIVDALQDGPKPVAELVRLIGAEYPTASRHIAVLREAGIVVEDRKQGNMVFYRLQVTCIAGFFSCVHKVIEQRR from the coding sequence ATGTCGGAACACAGAATCTATGAACAGCGCGCGCAGGTTTTCAAGGCTCTGGCGCATCCCAGTCGGCTGATGATCGTCGATGCGCTGCAGGACGGCCCCAAGCCCGTGGCCGAGCTGGTGCGCCTGATCGGCGCGGAGTACCCCACGGCCAGCCGCCACATCGCAGTACTGCGCGAGGCCGGGATCGTGGTCGAGGACCGCAAACAGGGCAACATGGTTTTCTATCGTTTGCAGGTGACGTGCATTGCGGGCTTCTTCTCCTGCGTACACAAAGTGATCGAGCAGCGCAGATAG
- a CDS encoding SUMF1/EgtB/PvdO family nonheme iron enzyme, with amino-acid sequence MISLRAGLLTSLLCCLLLLGSGCSCEPEPVDDTPPATPEQRAICYAIFITKRAAGYTALNARSLPLGKVLVAPEWYEPLAADWPEVERFALFSRPQMRLDRPVIEYRAALIHSRSTESATLLGCPQGMWRMVYDTSGRALLLNSFADDPQAWLGEPGELEIDQRDRILISVGRLFDSGGAKFKQLERYSSVLRRADAPLYRIGRIEVTNAQYAAFLNSLSDPALVEQYYDLYHPSAKIVLYQSRYLPLRGCEDYPVTAVGWAGADAFCMAAHGKLPSDREWELAARGVSDRPYPWGDDFDPARVNLYEAEDGYNWLAPADSMPRGAGRFGTLHQAGNVFEWIDRAPSDSPQGKVPAANLRGGGWNTLAQSARSDRQDNNKITAANEHNGLRCCWPLSTPWGERALGPAAAVQPGPPVRVIPPEAVKMGAAMPMFRRGAAYLEIWAVLSRHRPALIDPHWYPDVEGLLEGIAPFAVFTQREVRLQRPIVEYRSALLPDSSIEGEALKGGPPGMWSVSRSYDGRSLLVNRFNEDPERWLGTPGNLDVPAEDKVLVPAGTYRVGASGDAPGRAVAVEAFEIGKYEVTNAQLAAVLNELHGEPVDKLVDLRHGAIKVVRRNGRYLPLAGCERMPATCITWYGADQICRSLGGRLPSGDQWEIAARGNDSRLYPWGNLWEASRANVWGDADGYPWLAPVDGFTSGAGPFGTLQQAGNAYEWVDNSGRQRNPLDPVDMGELRGGSWMTLADTARLDVIDGNYLYVANDHNGVRCVWQPVQSDQP; translated from the coding sequence GTGATCTCGTTACGTGCCGGGCTGTTGACCTCGCTGCTGTGCTGCCTGCTGTTGCTGGGCTCGGGATGCTCCTGCGAGCCCGAGCCGGTGGATGACACTCCGCCGGCTACGCCCGAGCAGCGCGCCATCTGTTACGCGATTTTCATCACCAAACGCGCGGCGGGGTACACCGCGCTCAATGCGCGCTCGTTGCCCCTGGGCAAGGTGCTGGTCGCGCCCGAGTGGTACGAACCGCTGGCCGCGGACTGGCCCGAGGTCGAGCGTTTCGCCCTATTCTCGCGGCCGCAGATGCGGCTGGACCGGCCGGTCATCGAATACCGCGCCGCGCTGATTCACTCCCGCAGCACCGAGAGCGCGACGCTGCTGGGATGCCCGCAGGGGATGTGGCGCATGGTCTACGATACCTCGGGCCGGGCGCTGCTGCTCAACTCGTTTGCCGACGACCCCCAGGCCTGGCTGGGCGAGCCCGGCGAACTGGAGATCGATCAGCGCGATCGGATTTTGATCAGCGTCGGTCGGCTGTTCGACAGCGGCGGCGCCAAGTTCAAACAGCTCGAACGCTACAGCTCGGTGCTGCGCCGGGCGGACGCGCCGCTGTACCGGATCGGACGGATCGAGGTGACCAACGCTCAATACGCGGCGTTTCTCAATTCTCTGAGCGATCCGGCGCTTGTTGAGCAGTACTACGATCTGTATCACCCCTCGGCCAAGATCGTGCTGTATCAGAGCCGCTATCTGCCGCTACGCGGGTGCGAGGATTATCCGGTCACAGCCGTGGGCTGGGCCGGGGCGGATGCATTTTGTATGGCTGCCCACGGCAAGCTGCCCAGCGACCGCGAGTGGGAGCTCGCCGCCCGGGGGGTCAGCGACCGGCCCTACCCATGGGGCGACGATTTCGACCCGGCGCGGGTCAACCTCTACGAGGCTGAGGATGGCTACAACTGGCTGGCCCCGGCCGACTCGATGCCCCGGGGTGCAGGTCGATTTGGCACGCTGCACCAGGCGGGCAACGTCTTCGAGTGGATCGACCGCGCCCCAAGCGACAGCCCGCAAGGCAAGGTGCCGGCGGCCAACCTGCGGGGTGGAGGCTGGAACACTCTGGCCCAGTCCGCGCGCAGCGACCGCCAGGACAACAATAAAATCACCGCGGCCAACGAGCACAACGGCCTGCGCTGCTGCTGGCCGCTGAGCACCCCGTGGGGCGAGCGTGCGTTGGGCCCCGCGGCCGCCGTGCAGCCCGGACCGCCGGTGCGTGTAATTCCTCCCGAGGCGGTGAAGATGGGCGCGGCCATGCCGATGTTCCGCCGCGGCGCGGCCTACCTCGAAATCTGGGCTGTGCTGAGTCGACACCGCCCGGCGCTGATCGATCCGCACTGGTACCCCGATGTCGAGGGCCTGCTGGAGGGGATCGCGCCATTTGCCGTGTTCACCCAGCGCGAGGTCCGCCTGCAGCGGCCGATAGTCGAGTACCGTAGCGCGCTGTTGCCCGACTCGTCTATCGAAGGTGAGGCGCTTAAGGGCGGCCCGCCGGGGATGTGGAGCGTATCCCGCTCCTACGACGGCCGCTCGCTGCTGGTCAACCGCTTTAACGAAGATCCCGAGCGCTGGTTGGGCACTCCGGGCAACCTCGATGTCCCTGCCGAGGATAAAGTCCTCGTGCCCGCCGGAACCTATCGCGTCGGCGCGTCGGGCGACGCCCCCGGACGGGCGGTCGCGGTCGAGGCGTTCGAGATCGGCAAGTACGAGGTGACCAACGCACAGCTCGCCGCGGTGCTCAACGAACTGCATGGGGAGCCGGTCGACAAGCTGGTCGACCTGCGCCACGGCGCGATCAAGGTGGTCCGCCGCAACGGACGCTACCTCCCGCTGGCCGGATGTGAGCGGATGCCCGCGACCTGCATTACCTGGTACGGGGCCGACCAAATTTGCCGGTCCCTGGGCGGCCGGCTGCCCAGCGGCGATCAGTGGGAGATCGCGGCGCGCGGCAACGACTCGCGGCTCTATCCGTGGGGCAACCTGTGGGAGGCCTCGCGGGCCAACGTCTGGGGCGACGCCGATGGCTACCCCTGGCTGGCGCCGGTGGACGGTTTCACCTCTGGAGCAGGACCATTCGGAACACTACAGCAGGCAGGCAACGCCTACGAGTGGGTCGACAACAGCGGCCGCCAGCGCAATCCCCTGGACCCGGTGGACATGGGCGAGCTGCGCGGCGGAAGCTGGATGACTCTGGCCGACACCGCCCGGCTCGACGTGATCGACGGTAATTACCTTTACGTTGCCAATGACCACAACGGCGTGCGTTGCGTCTGGCAACCCGTGCAATCGGATCAGCCCTGA
- a CDS encoding ComF family protein has protein sequence MVNQLPQQIVGLGRALLQTILPPVCHGCRTLLAEEDVLCATCRADLEPVQGVLCQRCGKPFVSAQGSEHTCSSCLEHRVQFDVARAAFVYSGVMTEMIQAVKFEQRYATVRALVELIQRPTGALNLADYDVATCVPMTTERLRRRMANPGAMIASRLAQRWGMPYEPRLLSRVKQGPPQSTLKAVKRWSNVRGAFVADRPMVRGRAVLLIDDLITTGATADACSRALRKANASAVGVFAIARTVEH, from the coding sequence ATGGTCAATCAATTGCCGCAACAGATCGTCGGGCTAGGCCGCGCGCTGTTGCAGACGATCCTTCCTCCGGTCTGCCACGGCTGCAGAACGCTGCTGGCCGAGGAGGACGTGCTGTGCGCGACCTGCCGTGCCGATCTCGAGCCCGTGCAGGGAGTGCTTTGCCAGCGTTGCGGCAAGCCGTTTGTCTCGGCCCAGGGCTCGGAACACACCTGCTCGAGCTGCCTGGAACACCGGGTGCAGTTCGACGTGGCGCGGGCGGCCTTTGTCTATAGCGGCGTGATGACCGAGATGATCCAGGCGGTGAAGTTCGAGCAACGTTACGCCACGGTGCGCGCCCTGGTCGAGTTGATTCAGCGTCCCACGGGCGCGCTGAACCTGGCGGACTACGACGTGGCGACTTGCGTGCCGATGACCACCGAGCGGCTGCGCCGCCGGATGGCCAACCCCGGCGCAATGATCGCATCCAGGCTCGCCCAACGTTGGGGGATGCCCTACGAACCGCGGCTGCTGTCCCGCGTCAAGCAGGGGCCGCCCCAGAGCACCCTTAAAGCGGTCAAGCGCTGGAGCAACGTACGAGGCGCGTTCGTTGCGGATCGTCCAATGGTCCGCGGGCGGGCGGTGTTGTTGATCGACGATCTGATCACCACCGGCGCCACTGCCGACGCCTGCTCCCGAGCGCTACGCAAGGCCAACGCCTCTGCAGTGGGAGTCTTTGCTATAGCGCGAACGGTCGAACACTGA